A genomic window from Caldicellulosiruptor kronotskyensis 2002 includes:
- a CDS encoding MBL fold metallo-hydrolase yields the protein MKAKILVNNWTFKGGYLAEHGLSILIEKDDKKILFDCGQTNAIVKNIEKMGVGFDFDAVVLSHAHYDHTGGLKFLIERTDCNIWVHNGFFEKKFANREGEYKFIGENFERFDMARFKVVNEDVYEIFDGIFVVNVTSGKESNEFYILKDGRFQSDLFLEEQSLVVKEDDKLILIVGCSHNGIENIIEKVEKCFSQSIFAVIGGFHSKNFQKDDFKRLCQFFKEKRIYKLVPLHCSGTEALIYFGNELANKLKVCGVGDVIEISS from the coding sequence ATGAAAGCCAAAATACTTGTCAACAACTGGACGTTCAAAGGCGGGTATTTAGCTGAACATGGTCTTTCGATTTTGATTGAAAAAGATGACAAAAAGATTTTGTTTGACTGTGGGCAAACAAATGCCATTGTGAAAAACATTGAGAAGATGGGTGTGGGCTTTGATTTTGATGCTGTGGTCCTTAGCCATGCCCATTATGACCACACTGGTGGACTTAAATTTCTTATTGAAAGAACAGATTGTAATATTTGGGTGCACAATGGATTTTTTGAGAAAAAGTTTGCCAATAGAGAAGGGGAGTACAAATTTATAGGTGAAAATTTTGAAAGGTTTGACATGGCAAGGTTTAAGGTTGTTAATGAAGATGTCTATGAGATATTTGATGGTATTTTTGTGGTGAATGTTACCTCAGGTAAGGAATCTAATGAGTTTTATATTCTCAAAGATGGTCGGTTTCAAAGCGATTTGTTTTTAGAAGAACAATCTCTTGTAGTTAAGGAAGATGACAAACTTATACTTATTGTCGGCTGCAGTCACAACGGAATTGAGAATATTATAGAAAAAGTGGAAAAATGTTTTTCTCAGAGCATCTTCGCAGTAATCGGCGGATTTCATTCAAAGAATTTTCAAAAAGATGATTTTAAAAGGCTTTGTCAGTTTTTCAAGGAAAAGAGAATCTATAAGCTTGTACCTCTTCACTGCTCTGGGACAGAAGCATTAATTTATTTTGGTAACGAATTGGCAAATAAGCTAAAAGTTTGTGGTGTGGGAGATGTGATTGAAATATCATCATAA
- a CDS encoding amidohydrolase family protein, whose product MIIDFHTHCFPDELAPRAMSKLSQNSGMPYYHNGTLSGLKDSAKKAGIDMCVVLPIATKPQQTRSINRWALSVMEENKDIICFGTVHPEFDEWQQEIEWLKSQGFKGVKFHPDYQDFFVDDKKMYPIYDAIFQNDMIILFHSGVDPAFMPPYHCTPKKLHKVLKDFSGAKIVAAHMGGYRFFDETLEYLIGEDVYLDTSFFFGEVDIQNPEEIFRKHGIDKILFATDSPWKDQKREVEHVNSLKLSEEEKEKIFWKNAQQLLGLKIVHRAN is encoded by the coding sequence ATGATTATAGACTTTCACACCCACTGTTTTCCAGATGAACTTGCACCAAGAGCAATGTCAAAGCTTTCACAAAATTCTGGTATGCCATATTATCACAACGGTACTTTGTCAGGTCTGAAAGACTCTGCTAAAAAAGCTGGAATTGACATGTGCGTGGTTCTGCCCATTGCAACAAAACCTCAGCAAACAAGGTCAATTAACAGATGGGCCTTGTCGGTAATGGAAGAAAACAAGGACATAATTTGTTTTGGAACAGTTCATCCTGAGTTTGATGAGTGGCAGCAAGAAATTGAATGGTTAAAATCACAAGGTTTTAAGGGAGTAAAATTTCACCCTGATTATCAGGATTTTTTTGTAGATGACAAAAAGATGTATCCAATCTATGATGCTATTTTCCAAAACGATATGATTATACTTTTTCACAGCGGAGTTGACCCGGCTTTTATGCCACCTTACCATTGTACACCAAAAAAGCTTCATAAGGTTCTAAAAGATTTTTCGGGTGCAAAGATTGTTGCAGCGCATATGGGTGGATATAGGTTTTTTGATGAGACGCTTGAGTATTTGATAGGTGAAGATGTGTATCTTGATACATCCTTTTTCTTTGGTGAAGTTGATATACAAAATCCAGAAGAAATTTTCAGGAAACACGGCATAGATAAGATTTTGTTTGCAACAGACTCTCCCTGGAAAGACCAGAAAAGAGAAGTTGAGCATGTTAATAGCTTAAAACTTTCTGAAGAAGAGAAAGAAAAGATTTTTTGGAAGAATGCGCAGCAGCTACTTGGACTCAAAATTGTCCATAGGGCAAACTAA
- a CDS encoding SDR family NAD(P)-dependent oxidoreductase, whose product MRKDFWRDKTIIITGATSGLGKEMTKILLEKGAKVVAISRSEESLKGLQNELTMFSKNLFLIKADISFKKDCEDAFKIIKDELKTADVLINNAGVGLRCEVEEIDVLDLKKVFDTNFFGAFYIMKYGIAFFKEQGRGTIVNICSLGVKRPVPFTGGYTASKAALSSLADVARMELKKYNINILNAYPGSISTSFRKKALGKPYPEDEVRLSRLSPDVAARRIIRGIEMNRKEIYTSKKDYIFVLFTRLFPHLSDFIVEKAFKKS is encoded by the coding sequence ATGAGAAAAGATTTCTGGAGGGATAAGACCATCATTATTACAGGGGCAACATCTGGTCTTGGGAAGGAAATGACAAAGATTTTACTTGAAAAAGGTGCAAAGGTTGTTGCCATTTCAAGGTCAGAAGAGTCTTTAAAAGGGCTTCAAAATGAGCTTACGATGTTTTCAAAAAATCTATTTTTAATAAAGGCAGATATAAGCTTTAAAAAAGATTGTGAAGATGCATTTAAAATCATAAAAGATGAGCTAAAAACGGCAGATGTCTTAATTAACAACGCAGGAGTTGGCTTGAGATGTGAAGTGGAAGAAATCGATGTTCTTGATCTTAAAAAGGTATTTGATACTAACTTTTTTGGTGCTTTTTATATTATGAAGTATGGAATAGCCTTTTTCAAAGAGCAGGGAAGAGGTACAATTGTGAATATTTGTTCGCTTGGTGTAAAAAGACCTGTGCCATTTACAGGTGGATATACAGCATCAAAGGCTGCACTATCAAGCTTGGCAGATGTTGCAAGAATGGAGCTTAAAAAATATAACATAAATATTTTAAATGCATATCCAGGTTCTATTTCAACAAGTTTTAGAAAAAAAGCTTTAGGAAAGCCGTATCCAGAAGATGAAGTTCGGCTTTCAAGGCTTTCGCCAGATGTTGCTGCAAGAAGAATTATCAGAGGGATAGAGATGAACAGAAAAGAGATCTACACATCAAAAAAAGACTATATATTTGTGCTTTTTACCCGCCTTTTTCCACACCTTTCAGATTTTATAGTTGAAAAAGCATTTAAAAAAAGTTAA